In one window of Tubulanus polymorphus chromosome 3, tnTubPoly1.2, whole genome shotgun sequence DNA:
- the LOC141901640 gene encoding cyclin-dependent kinase 17-like isoform X2: MERALKNLRISPIRSIPSSSAFSAFKKDKKIRHHRLQSNRSVKKQRKSLFAGFTGKKSLGIVHENPRIGSDGESDEISGASDDKDDVIAPARLRLPRPRRFSEDITKRLSLPADMRLPPDFLLKQAASPQINGPLSRRDRRNSLSEIGFGKMESYTKLDKLGEGTYATVFKGKSRLTDNLVALKEIRLEHEEGAPCTAIREVSLLRDLKHSNIVTLHDIIHTEKSLTLVFEYLERDLKQYMDDCGNIMSMANVKLFLFQLMRGLNYCHKRRVLHRDLKPQNLLINDRGELKLADFGLARAKSIPIKTYSNEVVTLWYRPPDVLLGSTEYSTHIDMWGVGCIFYEMACGRPLFPGSTVDDELHLIFKVLGTPTEKTFPGIMSNDEFLSYNFPFYEPEPLINHAPRLDPDGIDLLRKLLQFDGRYRISAQDAMKHPYFNSLGPNIHKLPDTASIFTIPGIVLQRDPGIRSSGLQTSGMRGRRRQSMLF, encoded by the exons ATGGAACGTGCGTTGAAGAATTTACGTATATCTCCGATTCGCTCGATTCCTTCTTCTTCGGCGTTTTCCGCATTTAAGAAAGACAAGAAAATCCGTCATCATCGTTTACAGTCGAATCGCAGCGTTAAAAAACAACGGAAAAGTTTATTCGCCGGTTTCACCGGGAAGAAATCTCTCG GTATCGTACACGAGAATCCACGAATTGGTTCAGACGGCGAAAGTGATGAAATCTCCGGAGCGTCTGACGATAAAGACGATGTGATCGCGCCGGCCCGGTTACGATTACCTCGTCCTAGGAGGTTTAGTGAG GATATTACGAAGCGTTTATCATTGCCAGCCGATATGCGACTTCCTCCGGACTTTTTACTGAAACAAGCCGCGAGTCCTCAAATTAATGGACCATTGTCTCGACGAGATCGACGAAATTCACTC TCTGAAATCGGATTCGGTAAAATGGAATCGTACACGAAGCTAGATAAACTAGGCGAG GGCACATATGCAACGGTTTTTAAAGGGAAAAGTCGACTAACAGATAATCTTGTAGCTTTAAAAGAGATCAGGTTAGAACATGAAGAAGGTGCACCTTGTACAGCTATAAGAGAAG TGTCGCTGCTCCgagatttaaaacattcaaatattGTGACCCTTCACGATATTATACACACTGAAAAGTCTTTAACTCTAgtctttgaatatttg GAGAGAGATCTCAAACAATATATGGATGACTGTGGGAACATAATGAGTATGGCTAATGTAAAA ttATTCTTATTCCAATTGATGCGTGGTTTAAACTATTGCCACAAACGACGTGTTTTACACAGAGACTTGAAACCTCAAAATTTACTGATAAATGACAGAGGTGAACTGAAGTTAGCTGATTTCG GTCTAGCCAGGGCAAAATCTATACCTATCAAGACATACTCAAATGAAGTTGTGACATTGTg GTACCGCCCTCCTGACGTGTTATTGGGTTCGACAGAATATTCAACGCATATAGATATGTG GGGTGTAGGATGTATATTTTACGAGATGGCTTGCGGCCGTCCATTATTTCCTGGTTCAACGGTCGACGATGAACTTCATTTAATATTCAAGGTGCTAGGAACCCCGACTGAGAAAACGTTCCCGGGAATCATGTCCAACGACGAATTCTTATCATATAATTTCCCATTCTATGAACCGGAGCCGTTAATCAATCACGCCCCGAG GTTGGATCCAGATGGCATTGATCTCTTACGCAAATTGTTACAG TTTGACGGCCGGTATCGAATATCAGCCCAAGATGCCATGAAACATCCATATTTCAACTCATTAGGACCAAATATACATAAACTACCTGATA cTGCTTCCATATTCACAATCCCGGGTATAGTGTTACAGCGAGATCCAGGCATCCGTTCATCTGGATTACAAACATCAGGTATGA GAGGTCGTAGAAGGCAGAGTATGCTgttttag